DNA from Brassica napus cultivar Da-Ae unplaced genomic scaffold, Da-Ae ScsIHWf_2778;HRSCAF=3551, whole genome shotgun sequence:
CAGTCAGTATCAGTACGTAGAGTCCGATGACCTGTAAAACGATAGTGGTATCTTGTTTTACATGTAAGCATGTCAAAAAAGATTAATTGTCTGCGTAATACGTTAAAGAGGTTTCAATACTGCCAACTTGAGAAAACTTTTGTAGGATATAATAGCCCGGCCGTGGATGGTTTCAGATTCGGTCGATTATATGaggttatatattataatactgCTAATTAGATTTGATAGATTCACATGCATCATTATAATATCTTATAGATTCATAGTATTTTCTATagcttttgtaaaatataaagcATAATCGTGTGTGTCTGAGTTTAAGTGGATGCGTGATAGTGGAGAGACTcacttaaaaacatgttttgCATGACCAAATAGAAAGGGTTTCTAGCCAAGTCATCCTTTGGTGTATGTATGTCCAGGTGTTTGTATATCTTTATAATAATATGGTAGGAGATGGAAAATCAAGAACTTATATCACATATTCGATTTTCTAAATTATCCATATAGCCAGTTGCCAACTCACAAGTAACAACTCAACCATATTTCCATGggaaattatttttcttatagagATTAATTTAAACCAGAAATGCTCTCATTAACTAACAAACTTCAGTCTCGTTAACTGGTAACAAAAAAAACGATCACAATGTGCAGTAATCAGTTTGTACAAGGCCAACATGAACCAAGAGTTCACTTGAACCAGAAACAAAATTCCCGGTTATCCACACTTTCACAGATAGATTGAGCCCAAGAATGAATGAACCCATAAACTTTTTTGTGGGGCATGCATGTAATATTCCTTTTAGCCCATTATACGAATTAAAAAGAATACACAATTGCAAGGTGAAGGATGAACATCAGAAACTAGCCACATATTTTTCTTTCTGACGATAAGATTGATGCTTTCTTCAACTTTGtctttccttaatcaaattgaTTCATCATCCCAACACATTGTTAAACCAAATAGTGAGAGACAATGGCTTCAACAAGAATAAACTCATTAACAACAATCTACAAATCCCCAAGAAGATACAGTTCTAACCACAAATcaccaaaccaaatcaaactagTTTCAAACTCCCTAAGCTCTAAACCCAACACAACACAGCTCCCAAGTAACCTCTACACTGTCAGTTTCAAGACTATTGGAACAGGTAAGCTTAGCATCTCAAGATACCCTGATTTCGAATATTCTCCTCAAGGAGGTTCCGGCTCCGGAACTGCCCGGTGCATCGACGCGGACGGTTGTGATAAAAACAGAACATCAAACTCTGAACTGTCCGTTAGTTTCGATGTGGGCACTCTTTACATTCCTTCTCTTACAAACCAAACCACCAAGTTTCTTGGCTTACCATTACCTCCGTTTCTGAAAATCGACATAGCTCCGGAGATGTTCCAAGGAACCATCGACCAAGATTCCGGCAAGGTATAACTTTCAATGCTctcattatataaattttattgtgatatggattaaataatttaaatatatattttagataagttatatttataattaaaattggtTTTAAGTAGTCTCGTATATATACAAATTCTATCTAATTTATGAAATCACAACGTAGCAACTGAATAATATTAATACGgaagaatattttataaattttattttgatatggattaaataattttagatatatatatcataaaatttagattagtaatatttataattaaaatagttttaagtcACGTATATATACAACTCTATGTAATTTATGAAATCACAACATATCaactcaaaaataattatattttctaattctACAGTTTGCATTTGAATAATTTGAAGGTGGAGCTGGAGTTCACTGCTAAGTTCTGTTTTACGGCGGGAGGTGGGATATACAGAGCTCCGCCGTTGGTGGTGAAAACGGTGTTGACGACGGAGGAGTCTAtaggagagaagaagagagggagaggagagaggaTGGACGGAGAAGGAAAGTGTAGGCTCGTCGGTGTTGCGAGAGTTGAGACTGTGGACGATTTGTTTATGAACACGTTCCTCTCTCTCCCGTCGGAGTGTCTCGCCGATCTACAAGCTGTTATTTCAGTCGCCGGTTCTTGAGTTGATGATAATCATATTACACATTTACTATTTTAATTGAGGGATATATTCAAGTAAAAATTGTTTATAAGTCTTATAGATGACTATGACTGTGGAAGATTTGAATGAACATATAAACAAATTACAGCTCGAATGTGAGATTAATACATATGTCACACACTCACGCTTGTTTGTTTGTGAAATGTGATCAACCAAATGCTGTATATTTTAGTGATTGATTTGACCGACATTTTATTGATTAGATTTCTAGTGCAATTTGATTGAATACCGCAGATGAAGTGTCACGAGAAAGACTATTCTATTCTCTAAAAAGATATACATTCACAGATAAAAATCTGAGCATATGTGAGTTTGGGACCCATGTATTTTTTTAGTAAACAAGATGGAAAATAATCctcaaaaaaaacttcagatttcatacctttttatttatttaacagattcataccattagattaaattaatattatgtaCTCTCCTTCTCAGTTTCATTTAAGGTTTAAATTGCTGGGGACCATTTGGAtttaagagagaaaaaactcataaattcgTTCAGAAAAAAGATTCGAGTTTAGGAAACTGGAATAAACTCATCATCGTACTCATAACCAACTAGTTAGAACATCTTCAAAGAGACactttattttgaagtttctaaaattctatatttgaaatttaaatgtattgttttctaaaattaaaacttcaaatttaacttcaaatttatttttattttatactatggtatttatatttgtaataattaatttaaaatcataaagaaTTTACTagcacaaatataaaattttacaacaatattaattagtaaaatattatattaaaatataattttttttaaaaaaaaaataaaaataatattaaaatttaagcaaAATACCATAATATTCCATaaaattccataaaattatttccttTATGCATATATGATCATCCAGTGTATTTCAAAGTAAAAAAGactctatttatttttaatttgtagattacaAACTAAAAACTGTTGAAATcggatgatattaatacttgtaaatatattatatctgaaaaagaaagtaaaagagaaaatcaaaatattgCTGCAAAACTTAACTTctatcgatgatattaatactcgtaAATACATTCGATCTGAACCAGAAAGAATCATAtggaaaatacataaaaaacaGAAAccatcttcggttacacaaatttgtttggacaatattttggagattttggagGTTCCGGATAAAGTTTACCTGACTATTAgtgttttgtaatatttaaatttgtttaatagttatgtcttcatgtaatttttttttaaaaaaattttgttaagtttcttttgcaTATTGTTGTTGTATAAATCtagtcaaaatatattaaatcttaattacttttatttaattttatatgtaaaaattaaatttataaaaaaatgaaatatttatgagatataaaaatttgaaggattaaaatgataaacaaaaaaaatattagagaatcataaatgtgatgtataattgtaaaaactaaaatgcacataaaaatatgaaatttcaaatttgaagttttagagagaaaaaaacttcatatttaaagttatagagttttttttggagatgctctacaAAGTGCAACATAATTAATCTTTAATTTACTACGTTTCAGAAAAGATTTCTGTTCTTCTAGGACAATAATAAGACAATAATGATTTTGTGTGTGTCGTATCACTAGATGCTTAAGATCGCaacttaaaatctaaaaaccactGATTTGTTTGACTTTATATTAATTATCTATTTGGGCAGGACTAATGTGTAGTACTCTTAgtacaaattaattatttattaataattacgAAAAACAGCTAATCATCAACGAAATGAAatattttactccaaatatTTCCCGGACCGACTCTCTTTCACACGCGCAGTACTTGAAGGTGCGGCTCTGAAACATCGTGCTGTCACGTATTCGCccataacatattatttatttgttattatctTTTAGATAGAAATGGAAGATTCATAACATATTAGAGTTACTCTAATAACATATTAGAGTTTGATTAGTTCTTTCACTATCATCCACCAAAATTATGTTTGTGGAAAGTTATATTTGTTAATGATTGAGAATAAGTTACAcaaattattagaaaatatatgcACTTCACCACTTCAGTCAGCTATTTTGTAAACTAATAGAGGAGAAAAAGTAAACTTTGGCATGAAAAGTTTTTTGGACAGAGAGTTACTTAGATGATCCTAACATTGAATAAATGTTCAGAGAATATTTTTAAGTACGATGAAGATTTACTCTTTTTTATAATcagttaaaaatgtttttttctttaataatttatCTATACTTACTTTATAAACTAGGCCAGCTTTTgctatttatgaataatttgtcgACAGACAATCAATCTACTTTAAGTTGGAGATGGTAAGATGCAACTCTGACAAATTAGTTATAGACTTATAGTTATTACATCATAAGACTTGTGTGATATTTATTACAGTGTTCCACGCGTCTCTCTCTTTCGCCACGCGCTTCTACTCCTTTACGCTCAcgggatctctctctctctctctctctctctctctctctctccattgcTGTAGCGagatcttctttcttctctcatCTCTCTGTTTTGCTCGATGCATCCACCTGTCTCCGCGATTTGatggacaagaagaagaagctgctgCCACACCTAAACCAATTTCATTCTCCCCGATCATCGTCCCACCGACTTATAAGTCTTCTTCCcctctaataaaaaaaaatacaaaggagaagctcttccttcttcttcttcttcttcttcttcttctttctttctccttcttcttcttcctcttttgatAATAAGATGGCGCGAAATCTGTTATGGGTTGTTGTACTTATTGTTGTAGTCTCTTGCCTTGTTTGGACACTGGAAGCGAGTGAAGGAGATGCTGATCCTCTTTACAAGTAAGTCTCCGATCCTCAAGAACCTTTGTTTTGTACTCTTAGATTCgtttttttagtttatgattGTGGTCTGCTTTCATATCTAATTTAGTTTGGAGTTCCTGTCTAAACTAAAAATGCAGACGCTGAGggttttatttattagtttgaGAGTCGACCGTTAGACTCAGTTACTGATTTCGAGTTCATACAAGAATTTATAATCCTCTTTCTATTTAGTTAAGTTTGATTCCTTTTTAGGAagtaaacagaaaaataaacagATATTGCTTTGTTAGGTATGGATGATTTGCAAAGGGGTTTGGTAGAAAAAAGTAAGAGGGATTAGAGTCATAAAGTAGGAAGAAGTGATAAAAGAAGATGGTGGGGGAAAAGATTATAACTGTGTGGTTGACTTTTCGATCACAAGTTCTTGTGGTGAGAGTTGTAACACGTTAGAGGATGAAatctttgtgtgtgtttgtaCAATCCTTGATTTATAACTGTAGGgtcatttttttgtttagtggaagcttttctttctctctaatgGGAAGAatgaaagaaattaaaaataaaagtagaaCTTGTTACCAAGGTTTGATGGATAGACCAGTTGATGTTGCCTAAGAGAGAGGCTTTGTTGTAATAACGTCTTTGCATGTGTCCTAGAAAATAACTTAGCAGTATGGCATTGTCTAAGATTACTCTCTTTGCTCATAACCTTGTCATTGATTCAACTAATGTTTATTATTAACAAAGCAGTGTTAATATGTTGACTGGTTTCCAGGTCATGTGTTGATCAATGTCAAAAAACTGGATGCGTGGGGGATACTTGCTTCCATCAATGTAAATTTTTTTCAGCTGATGGAAAGGCCAATGACGGTCCATGGTACATGCAAGAGCCACTTTACCTGCGATGGAAGCAGTGGGATTGCCAAAGTGATTGTCAATACGAATGCATGATgactagagaagaagagaggaaaaGAGACGGTGAGAAACCTACCAAGTACTTCGGTAAATGGCCACTCAAACATGTCTATGGCATTCAGGTAGCTTCCTCTTTGCATACTCTCAGCTTCAAGAGAAACAAACTCAGCACTTGTTTTGAAGTAATGTTCCTCATATGCATCTTCAGGAACCTGTCTCCGCTGCTTTCGCTGCTCTTGACCTTGCAATACAGTTCCATGGATGGGTCTCTTACTTCATCCTCGTTTACTATCACTTGCCTCTCCAGCCAAACCGAAAAACTTACTATGAATACAATGGATTACTGCATATCTATGCCATCATTGTAATGAATGCACTCTTCTGGAGTGGTGTCTGTCACAGCAGGTAACATTCATTTATCTCCATGTTCCAATCTATACACCTAAGACagtgacatttaaaaaaaaaattataaatgtcatAAGCTCAATTATTTCTTTTTGTAcatttatttaacatataatttttttcataatgcCCTATATACAACTAAAACTATTCATAAAATGTGATGTGATAAGCAACCAGTTCTTTTACCTATGCTCTGGACCGGGCTTGCACTTAGATTGTTAAAACTCGTCAAGTCAgtctgactttttttttttttggacttttTGTATATAGAGATGTCGACTTGACACAGAGGCTAGATTACTCTTCGGCTACAGTACTAGCCGGTTATACGCTAGTTCTAGCTGTAATACGGTCTTTCAGTATACATGATCAATCTGCCAAAGTCATGGTTACTGCACCTGTTCTTGCACTTGTAGCAACTCATATCATCTACCTCAATTTCTACAACCTTGATGAAGGTATATGATCTTCTTTAGGACTCTCTAATGCATATCACGTTCTCACTCTCTATAACTTGACAGGGCTGCACAGGAAAGTTATATACGGTATAGGAGGAGTAGAGCTAGTAGTGTGGGGTTTATGGAGTGTTTTAACGTCGCATCCATCTAAGTGGAAGCTAAGAGCTTTCTTTGTCTCGTGCATACTCACAACGTGTCTGAGAATGCTTGACTTCCCTCCTTACAAAGGCTATGTTGATGCTCATGCTCTTTGGCGAGCTGCAGGGATCCCTCTGTCTTATCTGTGGTGGAGTTTTATCCGTGATGACGCCGTTTTTAGAACCACTGTTCTTCTCAAGAAATCAAAGTGATGATTATTCAAGAcagttttatcttttctttctgtcttttttttttccggtgAGTTTCTCCGGTGTTCAGAAAGTTGTTTTTAGGTGTGTTTTCGCAGAAGAAGCAAAGTGGTTTGTTCTTCTGTGGTGAATCTTGTTAGTTGTTTTGGAGTCTTGTGCtctttatgttttgtgtttttttttctctctaaggCTCGTCGGCCGGAGAGTTTGTATAGTGACTCTTAAAAGtccttttcattttttctcaatgtaaaaaaaaaagagagttatgTTAATATGTTTCATTTACCTCTAGTGATTAGAGATGTTAGAAAGTTAATTTGCAAACGAGAAAATAACATAGAAATTTAGGAAAcaatcaaatatgaaatactAGGGTCGGCAAGTTaatcaaaactgttttatataaatttatgagatatttaaaaaataattttagattgAAAACTATGTTATAAAAAACAATAAGAATAGAATTCTGAaatcatattgttatttttaataagcatttttggtttgaaattaaaaaaaaaagtatcctTCATTATTCTCTATTTTCAGAGAATACAAAATTAGCAAAAACAGTTCAGAATACtgagataatatatatatatatatatatatatcttcttatttttattaattcactttgacataataaaataaaatattaatttttaaatagataatactatatttatttcaagaagtttcaatttaaaaaaaaaacatctacaCTAATTAATTTTCATGATAATATAAATTAGTCTACCTCCAAGCTAAATAagttaaattataataaaatttggtAAAACAATTCAATGTCAGTTTTAGAAtactatataaatagtttaatagtatcataaataataactaatattttctAATGTATCAGGAAATTATAGTTTAGAATATATTTGTTTCAGATCTTAATTATATCTGGAATaaaatgttaattaatttttagaatttttctcATGCCattttaactttaattttttttttgctaaatgctATTTTAACTTTAGTTACATCCCTCttcaaatcaaataatttattcgAAGAAGTTAGAgtgaaacaaaaacataactAAACAATAAGGAACTAAAATGTAATGTAACTATTAATCATTTGGAAATCAATATGAACCCAACTACATATAAATGTTCTTTTATattcgtttttgttttcatCAACTAAAGCCAGAAGAAGTAACCATATTCTATAACTTTTAGTGTTGGATGTGTTGAACGAAAGCTTATAATTCGTATTTCATCAAATATCTTCTTTTCATGTTTTAACATAATTtgttctattatatttttatttaacattttttgtagattaaacaattttatttaaattatgtattgaatgctattttgtattttttttttaaaaaattatcattcTTTTCTATTGAACTCGTTTTTGTAAAATACACAAAGTTGATAACAATTGGtttattattgaaattttagGATGGTGTTAATATAAACTTTCAGGTCAAGCTAATATGAAATTTACAACTTTATTTGTCAATCAGATATGTATTACAAGCAAATGtgcactgattttttttttgtcaaagtggCCTTTAAGATAAGAAGGCATTTCGATTTTTGGTTGGATCtggtttatttggttttatttaatttttttaattctaaagatataagatatgttcggttatttataatttgattcaGTTCTCGTTCAGTTATTATGgtttttggttcagtttggaCAAGAAATTGAGGAACCAGctaatatcaaaaacaaaaccgGGTCCCTTTCGGTTACGGGCGTTTCAgattattttggttaatttgaGTAAATTTTATGGATAAATTGGTTttttccaagaaaaaaaaaataggtgaTTTGAGGTTTTTTGGATTTATCAGGTAGTtggtataattttaaataatttagagAAAATGCATTCATATAATTCATTTTGGATAATTTAGTTCATATCTCACTCGTTTTGACCTTAAAAATCTTACGGGCGGGATGATATATTTTCATTGTGTTTGTGTTATAGACTGCAAAGGGTGACATGCGGGAAAACTACAGACAATGCAGTTGTGAttttaatagtaacaaaaatatatagatacataggtatatgtagagatttttattACTATTTACGGTGGTACGGTGCGATGCGGTCGATCACCATTCGAAATCATAAAATCGGATGATCGTAGTAGATAATCAATCAAcgttttatattttactaaaaatttGTGGCTTTATAGTGTGTCTTTTTTTTACCTTAAGATATAATTCATATTTATTATCGGACTTAAATAAAgtttattgattttaaaattttagccAGTCGCCTAATACGTTAGTGAATGTGTCTTTTTAAGCATTGTGTGTTTGTGTTCTAAATTTTGACTTGTAAGTCAATTTAATATGAGATGGTCAATATAATGttcattttttaatattgttgGAGTGATTATGAATTGGCATTACGAATAATGGTTAATGtatcttgtttttttattctttttcagtAAAGATCTTGTTTTGTTATTCATTTGACTTATTTGCGCTATAAAGTGATGGATTCTGCATACTATACGTTTGACTGAATCTTAAGAGTAAGGGTTGatgttttatctttttcacGTGTATTGTTAGATTTTGGGATGGGCTTTGAATGCTTGGGCTGCTATCTACTCTTTGGGCTTGTCCTCTTCTACTTTATAGTCAATCAAACGTATGTtgaccggaaaaaaaaaatttatatgtttaattgcATATACACGTGGAGTGTTCCTTTAGTTAGGTGAGACTGAAttcaagaagaaacaaaagagaaaggaCCAAACTGAAAATAGGTGTAACGTAAGTTGATTATCAGATATAGGCTGAGAAGTCGCACGAGAAGTCGCGGGGTGCCATGGCGAGGAGTCGAGGTGGCCGAGACGAATAAGGTAAGAAGCACTTTTGACTTTAGCCATTTCTCAGAGATTAAATTTACTTTGCAAGTTAAGAAAGCTGATTTTGAGAGGAGGATGTCTAACTTTTTTATAGTCGCAGGTATACAACTTCGtattaaatgataaattatGGTGGATGGAGTTATGAAGGGTTTTAAGGCGATGTATCTGTCAATGAGAAAGAAGATTGAACGACGTGAGAAAAATCTCTACCAACATATTCATCGCGCCGACTTCTTCAACTCAATCCCTAGAATCAGAAATGCTGTGTAGAGATGTGACACGCTCACTATTGGGATGGGTTTTAGCCTAAAGCCCACGTAAAAGATGTAACCCATACCTATTCAATTTTTAAATGAAACGCAACGTATAGGCAAAAGTGGACAGGTGTCACGTTCAGGTTAAACGACTTAGTGACGTGGATGCTGAGGTGGCGCATCCTAAAGTGAAGAAACAGTactttatatatactttatttatatatatatagatagattgtcgatatataaaaatgcaaggTGGACACTATAAGGGTAACCATTGGTAAGAAAGAACCCATTGGTAAAGGTTTCTAGAAACATcaaaatatgactttttagTTACCGACCTAATTACTTATGTAAATTCcagttttgttttcaaaaatccAACCAATACAAAGGTGATAGACATATGGACAGTAAAGTTTTTTTGGAGTTCTCAAAATCTCTTAACTATAAAAACTTTtacttgttttctttctttccttttaatattttctttttatttttaataacaaaaactcCATCTACATCTCTCCATTGGAGGTATTCTAacacattttcaaaataaacctttacaatttaataatattttagaatataataatatattcatTTAATATCCATGCATGGAAACATTAGCTTTTAACgagttaaataattatataaaattaaaaataacagaTTACATGCATGGCGAACCATAGATGTACTTGgtatatgaattattttattgtttgcaTAGTAATCTGTTATTGAGTAAACTTGTATAatataaactttatatatacTACTAGATGGTCATATAGAAAATAACATGTTATGGAAATAATCTATATCTTTTAAACCAAGTACAAATGGGTACAATCTTCCAACATGCTATACAATCATCTTGTGTCTGTAGACATGCAAAActcaaaaatgataaatttaataTGTATCCAATACAATCTTAACAAGTACTATAGCTTGATCCATggtatttgtttaatatataaaaaaaaaataataatattagacTTATGAAATCAATGTAATGATTGTACAAGCATGTGTTAATTGGATTTATtcgatttataatatatatcatttatgatAGATCAATATTTTATCTATAACTTGTTGATTGCTCATATTGCAGTTGGATATAAAACCAatcaatatgttatataacatatttaccaattaatattttcaattatagTAACCATTttgatgtatttatttataaattaaaacatcaattattatatttatgtatattactaaatatatcttactaaaataaaacatatttatcttttactaatatagatagatatgtctttaagtttttatatgccaaataaattaaacatttattttcatttttgaggaaaatattaagttgaaatttatttgttgtattcttATACTAATATGTAATCAACTTATTTaccatatatttgaaaaataaatttatatgttttaacaaaaatatttatattttattttttgtatatggaatgaaataataatatatatgaatatataccatttaaaatttatagtcacattttaaatatatatttttaatttcttgtaAAATTTGGTTAGAGATTGTAATTTTGGTTAgagaataatataataaaataaataatttctgTAAATTTATTAAGATTGGTAAGTTTGGATAGAgaagaatctaacaaaataattaattaattaataattattattaatttagtggcacaaattgataaatattaaagtgaagaaaatattattttgaaaaagtatttCAGTTTTAGTGATATAGATGTATGAAAATCTGATGGTAAACAATCCTAAATTTGGGTCGTAGTTGTTTTTGAATTGATGAAAGTTTTAAGTTCTCATAGTTTCAATAGATTGGAAGCTTTTTAATGAGATATAGTTGGAATCCTCAATTCTTGGTTTGTTTATGGAAAATCTTTAAATTTCAGTGGGAATACTCTCTGGTCGCTGGACCATTCATCTCCGATGAAGAATCAAGTTGTTATGATAATCATGGATAATATTATACGTG
Protein-coding regions in this window:
- the LOC106431674 gene encoding post-GPI attachment to proteins factor 3 produces the protein MARNLLWVVVLIVVVSCLVWTLEASEGDADPLYKSCVDQCQKTGCVGDTCFHQCKFFSADGKANDGPWYMQEPLYLRWKQWDCQSDCQYECMMTREEERKRDGEKPTKYFGKWPLKHVYGIQEPVSAAFAALDLAIQFHGWVSYFILVYYHLPLQPNRKTYYEYNGLLHIYAIIVMNALFWSGVCHSRDVDLTQRLDYSSATVLAGYTLVLAVIRSFSIHDQSAKVMVTAPVLALVATHIIYLNFYNLDEGLHRKVIYGIGGVELVVWGLWSVLTSHPSKWKLRAFFVSCILTTCLRMLDFPPYKGYVDAHALWRAAGIPLSYLWWSFIRDDAVFRTTVLLKKSK
- the LOC111216231 gene encoding uncharacterized protein LOC111216231, whose translation is MASTRINSLTTIYKSPRRYSSNHKSPNQIKLVSNSLSSKPNTTQLPSNLYTVSFKTIGTGKLSISRYPDFEYSPQGGSGSGTARCIDADGCDKNRTSNSELSVSFDVGTLYIPSLTNQTTKFLGLPLPPFLKIDIAPEMFQGTIDQDSGKVELEFTAKFCFTAGGGIYRAPPLVVKTVLTTEESIGEKKRGRGERMDGEGKCRLVGVARVETVDDLFMNTFLSLPSECLADLQAVISVAGS